Proteins co-encoded in one Coregonus clupeaformis isolate EN_2021a chromosome 17, ASM2061545v1, whole genome shotgun sequence genomic window:
- the LOC121543838 gene encoding voltage-dependent calcium channel gamma-7 subunit-like: protein MSSCSSRALTILSTVFGACGLLLVGVAVSTDYWLLMEEGIVLQQNQSMEVKMALHSGLWRVCFVAGTENGRCVASEYFTEPEIEITTENTANILKMVRTATPFPMVSLLFVFTAFVISNIGHIRPQRTILAFISGIFFILSGLSLVVGLVLYISSINDEVMNRPREPEQFFNYHYGWSFAFAASSFLLKEGAGVMSVYLFMKRYAEEEMYRPHPALYRPRLSESSDYSGQFLHPETWPPPKRGRSDSRASSDISIQINQTPPQPTKNNPQQGNQGGGMGSNMGPGSGSSSGASYQLPQPSGAYNTHTLQHQHSHGNSQAMAMPPSTGPPHYHTHMHMGASPC from the exons ATGAGTTCGTGCAGTAGCAGAGCGCTGACCATCCTGTCCACGGTGTTTGGGGCGTGTGGTCTGCTGCTGGTGGGTGTGGCTGTGTCTACAGACTACTGGCTGCTAATGGAGGAAGGCATCGTGCTGCAGCAGAACCAGAGCATGGAGGTCAAGATGGCCCTGCACTCTGGCCTCTGGAGGGTCTGCTTCGTGGCTG ggACGGAGAATGGGAGATGTGTGGCATCAGAGTATTTCACTGAGCCAGAGATAGAGATCACCACAGAGAATACTGCTAATATTCTGA AGATGGTGCGGACGGCCACTCCGTTCCCCATGGTGTCTCTGCTCTTCGTCTTCACGGCCTTTGTCATCAGTAACATCGGACACATCCGGCCCCAGCGCACCATCCTGGCCTTCATCTCTGGCATCTTCTTCATCCTCTCAG gactgAGTCTGGTGGTGGGGCTGGTGCTCTACATCTCCAGTATTAATGATGAGGTGATGAACAGACCGAGGGAGCCTGAACAGTTCTTCAACTACCACTACGGCTGGTCGTTTGCCTTCGCAGCCTCCTCCTTCCTACTCAaggag ggGGCTGGGGTGATGTCAGTCTATCTGTTTATGAAGCGTTATGCTGAGGAGGAGATGTACCGCCCCCACCCAGCCCTCTACCGCCCCCGCCTGTCTGAGAGCAGCGACTACAGCGGCCAGTTTCTCCACCCTGAGACCTGGCCTCCTCCTAAGAGGGGCCGCAGCGACTCCCGGGCCTCCAGCGACATCTCCATCCAGATCAACCAGACCCCCCCGCAGCCCACCAAAAACAACCCCCAGCAGGGCAACCAAGGTGGGGGCATGGGGTCTAACATGGGCCCTGGGTCTGGGTCTTCCTCCGGAGCAAGCTACCAGCTGCCCCAACCATCTGGGGCCTACAACACCCACACACTCCAACACCAACACTCACACGGTAACTCCCAGGCCATGGCCATGCCCCCTTCGACCGGGCCCCctcactaccacacacacatgcacatgggCGCCTCCCCCTGTTAG